The following DNA comes from Weissella koreensis KACC 15510.
CTAAACTTCAAAGGACCTTGATAAACAAGTGGAACAATGGGCTTTTTTGCCATTCTTGCAATGAGGAGTGCTCCGTCCTTCATGTCAGATGAGTGTCGAGAACCAGAAGGGAAAATGATTAAACTCATATTGCCTTTTTTTAAACCCTTAACTGGAATCTTTATTACAGATGGGCCAGGATTATCACGATCTACTGAGAAACCATTTGCATGGCGGATAATCCAACCAATAATTGGATTTTTGAATAATTCTTTTTTAGCCATAAACATATAAACTGTGGGATAACCCACTGCAGCGAAGAATAGGGGATCCCACCAAGTGCGGTGTGGACCGACGAGAACATATTCGCTATCGGGAACTTTATCCTGATTTAATACGGTGACTTTTCCGTTAATTAACCAAATTAGACCCCGAACAATATGGGCCGCAAATTGATAGAACATATTAAAAATACCTCTTATTTTCTTAAATCATAACTTTTATTATCCCACAAAATGGAATTGGTTGACAATTAATAAATCGAATTGGAAAATAAATAAGACATAAAAATGGACGGAGAAATTAAAATGACGATTGAGTTACGAGCTGATGAGCGATTGGATATGCTATATCGGGATGAAATTCAAATTATTCAAAGCCATTCAGTGTTTTCATTTTCACTGGATGCGGTTTTATTAGCCCATTTTGCTAATCCGCGAAATGGTGGACGTGGAACTACTGTAGACTTAGGTACAGGTAACGGAGCTATTCCATTATTTATGGCTCACAAGGTAACTGGTCAGATCATTGGGGTTGAAATTCAACCACGGTTAGCTGATATGGCTCAACGTTCGGTTCAATTGAATGAATTATCAGATAAAATTAAAATTATTAATAAGGATATGCGTGATGTTTTTTTTGATATTAAACCTGGTTCAGTCGAAAATGTGGTTTCAAACCCACCTTATTTTGAAGCAACGGAAAAATCACATAAGAATCCAAATCAACACTATGCCATTGCACGTCATGAAATTAAGGCTGATTTGAATTTAGTGACCCATACAGCTAAAAAATTACTTAAATCTGGGGGCCATTTTTTTATGGTTCATCGACCTGATCGATTATTTGAAATTTTAGATGCTTTAAGGGACAATAATTTAATTCCAAAAAGAATTCAATTTGTTTATCCTAAGGTGGGAAAGGAAGCTAATATTGTTTTAATAGAATCAATCAAAAATGGTAAATTAACTGGAGCGCAAATTCTACCACCAATCATTACGCATCAAGATAACGATGAATATCGAGATGAAGTTTTAGCTATTTATGAAGGCCGGGCTTAAAAATGCCGGATAAAAAATATTATATGTATGTGCTCCTAACTGCTGATAATACATTTTATGGGGGTTTCACTGATAATGTATTACGAAGATTAGCGGTGCATGAAGCTGGCAAAGGGGCGAAATATACTCGACCCAAAAAAAGACATCCATTACATTTAATTTATTCTGAAAAATTTGAGACTAAAGGGGATGCTTTGAGAGCGGAGGCTGCTTTTAAAAAACTAACCCGGTTAAAAAAAGAGACTTTTTTACTTGATCATGGTGTGGATTGGAAAAAATTAAATAATTGACAACTTTAATGCTTCAGCGTAAAATTTGTTATTGGTTTAATAACCAAAAATACTCACTAAATCTAATAGTTGAACGGGTGCCGTTTCGGTCGTCGAACTACATGCGGATTTAGGTGGAAAAACAATTTGGAGGAATTTTACTCATGGCAGTAATCTCAATGAAGCAATTGCTTGAAGCTGGTGTCCACTTCGGTCACCAAACTCGTCGTTGGAACCCAAAGATGGGTGAATATATCTTTACAGAACGTAATGGTATTTACATCATCGACTTACAAAAGACAGTTAAGATGGTTGACCAAGCATATAACTATGTTCGTGATGCCGCTGCTGATGGTGCAATTGTTTTGTTCGTTGGAACAAAGAAGCAAGCACAAGATGCAGTTGCTGAAGAAGCTACACGTGCAAACATGTACTTCGTGAACCATCGTTGGCTTGGTGGAACTTTGACTAACTGGACAACAATCCAAAAGCGTATTTCACGTTTGAAGGAATTGCGTTCTTGGTCAGAAGATGGAACTTTCGATCGTTTGCCTAAGAAGGAAGTTGCATTGTTGACAAAGCAACGTGAAAAGTTGGAAAAGTTCTTGGGTGGAATCGCTGATATGCCACGCATCCCAGATGTATTGTATATCGTTGATCCACACAAGGAACAATTGGCTGTGCAAGAAGCAAGCAAGTTGAATATTCCAATCGTTGCTATGGTTGATACAAATGCTGATCCTGATCAAATCGACGTTAAGATTCCATCAAACGATGATGCAATCCGTGCCGTTCGTTTGATCACTGCTAAGATGGCAGATGCAATCATCGAAGGTAATCAAGGTGAAGATGCTGTTGCTGAAGAAGCCTTTTCTGAAGAAGGAGCTGAAAAAGCTGCTTCTATTGAAGAATTGACTGAAATCGTTGAAGGCGACAACAAGTAATTATCTGCTTTAAATCAAGCTGAGGACATTAGGACTCGGCTTTTTTTATAGCTTGATCAAAAATCACTGGTGTAACAGTGTTAAAACACTGTTAAATTGTGTATAATTAACTAGATAAAAACTTATATATTTAAAGGAGACCATTTACAATGGCAATCAAAGCTGCACAAGTTAAAGAATTACGTGAAAAGACAAACGTGGGAATGATGGACGCAAAAAAGGCGTTGGTAGAAACTGACGGTGATATGGAAAAGGCAATTGATTTCCTTCGTGAAAAGGGAATGGCTAAGGCTGCTAAGAAAGCCGGAGCTATCGCTGCTGAAGGAATGACTTATGTTGCTGTTAAGGGCAACTTTGCTGCAATTATCGAATTGAACTCACAAACTGACTTCGTGGCTGGCAATAAAGAATTTAATGATTTGTTGCATGCCGTTGCGGAAACAATTGTTGACGCAAAGCCAGCTACTGTTGAAGAAGCGCTTGAATTGCCAATGGCCGGTAAGACTATGAACGAAGAAATCATCCACACTACGCAAATTACTGGTGAAAAGATTACTCTTCGTCGTTTTGCAGTTATCGAAGCTAAAGATGGTCAAGTTTTGGGAGCCTACTCACACATGGGTGGACGTATTTCTTCATTAGTTTTGCTTGATGGAGCAAATGCTGAAGTGGCTAAGGATGTTGCAATGCACGTTGCTGCTATTAACCCACAATATGTTTCACGCGAAGAAGTCCCTGCTGATACTTTGAGTCACGAAAAGGAAATTCAATTAGCTGCTGAAGACTTGAACGGTAAGCCAGATGCAATCAAAGAAAAGATCGTTGAAGGACGTTTGAACAAGTTCTTGTCAGAAATTTCATTGGTTGACCAAGCTTTCGTTAAGGGAGATGGTGAAACTGTAGCAGCTTATGTTGAAGGACAAAATGGTAAAGTTCTTTCATTCGTTCGTTATGAAGTTGGTGAAGGAATCGAAAAGGCAGAAAATGATTTTGCGGCTGAAGTTGCAGCACAAATTAAGTAAGATTTGATAGGGGTGCATAAACATGGCAGACGTAAAGTATAAGCGCATTTTATTAAAGCTATCAGGGGAAGCCATGGCTGGTGATAAGGGTTTTGGAATTGATCCTGAAACAGTTAATAGTATTGCTGCTGAAATTAAAGAAGTTTATGAGTTAGGGATTGAAATTGCTATTGTTATTGGTGGTGGAAATCTTTGGCGTGGTGAAAATGGTGCTCAGCTAGGAATGGAACGTGCCCAAGCTGATTATGTTGGGATGCTTGGAACTGTGATGAACGCTCTTTCTTTGCAAGATTCATTGGAAAATATGGATGTTCCTACACGCGTACAAACCGCAATTGAAATGCGTCAAGTCGCGGAACCATATGTTCGTCGTAAAGCAGTTAGGCATCTTGAAAAAGGGCGCGTTGTTATTTTTGGAGCTGGAACGGGTTCACCGTACTTTTCAACCGATACGACTTCTGCCTTACGTGCCGCTGAAGTTAATGCCGATGCGATTTTGATGGGTAAAAACGGGGTGGATGGTGTCTATAACGATGATCCACGTAATAACCCAAATGCAGTTAAGTATGATAAATTAACGCACATGGACGTTTTGTCGCAAGGTCTTAAAATCATGGATTCAACGGCTTCAACGCTCTCAATGGACAATGATATTGATCTTGTGGTCTTTAATTTGAATACGCACGGCAATATTAAACGCGTTGTTTTGGGTGAGAACATCGGAACAACAGTTGGAGGAAAATAAAGCATGGCAAATCAAATTTTAGAAAACACTAAAGAACGAATGGAAAAAGCCGGTATGGCTTTGCAAACTCAACTTGGTAAAATTAGAGCTGGAGTTGCTAATCCATCAATTTTAAGAGATGTTAAAGTTATGTATTATGGAGCCGAAACACCTTTGAATCAAGTTGCTTCAGTTTCAGTACCAGAAGCACGGATCCTTTTGATTACTCCATTTGATAAGACAGCATTAAAGGATATTGAACAAGCTATTTTTGCTTCTGATTTAGGATTAACTCCTACAAATGATGGTTCAGTTATTCGTTTGGTTATCCCTGCTTTAACTGAGGAAACTCGTAAGGATTTGACGAAAGAAGTTAAAGCTGAAGCTGAAAAAGCTAAGGTTGCAGTTCGTAATGTTCGTCGGGATGCTTTGGATCAAGCTAAAAAAGAAGAATTATCAGAAGATGAGTTGCGTAAGATCGATAAAGATATTCAAGGCTTAACTGATGATGGAGTTAAAAATATCGAAAAAATTGCCGCTTCTAAGGAAGCCGAACTTTTGAAGATTTAATATAACTTGTATGTTTTTATAATTATATTGAATTAATTTATATAATTTAATGCATAAAAATGATAAAATAACCTTACTTTAAATTTAAGTAAGGTTATTTTTTTACCTATAAACTAATAAATTATATGTAAAAAATTGGATAAAGTGAATTGGTTATACTAATAAAAAGTGAGTGTTTATAACATTTCTGAGTTAAAATAGCATTATTTTTATGTAATCAATGTATACCAATTTATACCATTTATAAAAAATAAACATTTTAATTAGTTGACTTGATGCGATCCGAAGGTATAATTATACTTATAATTTAAAAAATAAAAAACTATACCAATTTATAAAAGGTATGAGGGAGAATTTAAATGTATTATTGCGGAATTGTTGGTTATACAGGAACACAAAAAGAATCAGCGCCAATCTTATTAAAGGGCTTGGAGAAATTAGAGTACCGTGGATATGATTCAGCTGGTGTTTTTATCCCTAATCAAGATGCGACTGGTGATGAATTAGTCCGTCAAAAGGGACGTGTAGCTGATCTTGAAGCCTTATTGGCTGACAAAAATGTAAATGGTAAAGCTGGAATTGCGCATACCCGTTGGGCAACTCATGGTGAACCTTCTGTTAGAAATTCACACCCACAATACTCTGAAGATGAAAAATTTTATTTGGTTCACAATGGAGTGATTGAAAACTTCATGGAATTAAAAGAACAATATCTTTCAGATGTAACTTTCCAATCTGATACTGATACAGAAGTGGCTGTTCAATTGATTAGTAAGTTTGCTCGTGAAGACAATTTATCAACTTTTGATGCTTTCAAAAAAGCCATTAATTTATTTGGCGATTCAGCTTACGGTTTCCTTTTGATGGATCAATCAGAACCAGATCGGATGTATGTTGCAAAGCGTAAGTCACCATTGTTGATTGGGGTTGGATCTGACTTTAATGTAGTGACTTCTGATGCGGTTGCAATGTTGGATGAAACACATGACTTTATTGAGTTGCTTGATGGTGAAGTTGCAATCATTGATCCAAAGCAAATTCAACTTTTTAATGCTGACGGAGAAGCGGTTGAACGTGAACCATTCCATTTGGATATTGATGCTTCAGAAACTGATAAGGGAATTTATCCTTACTACATGTTAAAGGAAGTTGATGAGCAACCGGTTGTAATGCGTCGTTTGATGGAACGTTATTTTGATGATCAAGGAAATGCTTTGATTGGAAAAGCTATCTTAGATGAAATTAACGCTGCTGATCGAGTTTACATCATCGCTGCTGGGACTTCATACCATGCTGGACTAGCAGGAGCTCGCTTGTTTGAACAATGGGCTAACAAGCCAACCAGTGTCTTTATCTCATCTGAATTTGCTTATGAGGAACCTTTGTTGTCAGAGAAGCCATTCTTTATTTTCTTGAGTCAATCTGGTGAAACTGCTGATTCACGTGAAGTTTTGCAAAATATCAATGAAGCTGGATACCACTCATTGACGTTGACCAACGTTGAAAAGTCAACGCTTTGGCGTGAAGCAACGTACGCTTTGCCATTATTGGCTGGACCTGAAATTGCGGTGGCTTCAACAAAAGCTTATATCGCACAAATTACTTTGGAAGCAATCTTGGCTTATGCTTTGGCAGGTAAGCAAGACCTTAATTTGATGGAAGAATTATCAAATATTGCGGTTGCAATTCAAGCTATTGTTGATGATAAGGATACTTTTAAGCAAGTTGCTAATGAAATGTTAGTGCCAGCATCGACAAATAGTGCATTTTACATTGGTCGTGGTGTCGATTCAAGCGTAGCCTTAGAAGCGGCATTGAAGTTGAAGGAAATTTCATATGTTCAAGCAGAAGGCTTTGCAGCTGGAGAATTGAAGCATGGAACTTTGGCTTTGATTGAAGAGGGAACTCCTGTGATTGCCTTAATTACTCAACCAAAGACGGCAGGTCTTGTTCGTGGGAACTTATCAGAGACGACAGCACGTGGATCACGTTCTTATACCATTGTTTCGAAGTCTTTGGCAAAGGAAGGCGATGGTTATGTTTTGCCAGATGTTGATCCTTTGCTAGCACCATTAGTTGAAGTTGTTCCAACACAATTATTGGCTTATTACACTTCACTTGGTCGTGGATTGGATGTTGATCGTCCACGTAACTTGGCTAAGTCAGTTACTGTTCAATAGATAAAAAATTTGTATTGAAAAGCCCGATCACATTTAGTTGTGGTTGAGCTTTTTTGCGTTATCTTTTTATTTAAATAATGTTGGATATCATTTAAACGCAATAAATTTGTTATTGAAATTTTAAGTTTATGCTAATAATAGGATTTAATCTAATCTATTTAAAAGTGCCTTATCATGAACTCATATTTATAAATGAAATATTTACAAATGGATATAATGACTGAGGTAAAGCCATTTTAGTACATTCAAACCGTTGGTCATAACATAACTAATTTAATAAATGAAGTATTGTATTTAAAGTTTTATTTGGGTAATATAGTTATAGCAAGTTTCCTAACGCTATGTTAGGTTAAAGATAAAATTTAATGAAAGAAGGACAATCATGGTGATTATTACGGCAGGCATGATTGGGGTTGGTAAGACAACCTTGACAGACTTAATTGCAAAACATAAGGGGACACAAGCTTTTTTTGAGCCAGTGGGAGAAAATCCAGTTCTACCATTATATTATGCTGATCCTAAGCAGTATGGTTTCTTACTGCAAATTTATTTTTTGAATAAGCGTTTTGCCATGATTAAAAAGGCGTTAGTAGACGATAATAATGTCTTAGATCGTTCCATTTATGAAGATGCTCTTTTCACACAAGAAAATCATAGTTCAGGTAATATTTCTGATGCTGAATTAGATGTTTATATGAAATTATTAGATAATATGATGAATGAATTGAGTGGTATGCAAAAAGGTCGTCCAGACTTGATGGTTTTCGCTGATGCTGACTTTGATACGATATTATATCGAATTAAAAAGCGAGGTCGTGATTACGAACAATTTGATGATAATGCTGACTTAAGAGATTATTATTTTAAAATGTGGAGTGCTTACCAACAATGGTATAAAGATTACGATGCATCTCCGAAGATGCGAGTAGATCTTCAAAAGTATGACTTGGAAGATCCAGAGAGTCAAAAAATAGTATTAAAGATGATTGACGATTATTTGGAAGAGTTAGAAGTACAATAAATAATATAAAGCTGGGCCTTAATTTTAATATAAGAGCTACGGCTTTTTTTCATGGAAAAATTTATGATAGCATATCTTAGAAGTGGATCATTACTTATGTATAAATAAGTAAACGCTCTTTTGATTTGATCATGGTAAAATAGAGTTATTATTATAGATGGGGGAATGAAGCATGAAATCTATTATTTTTGATGTTGATGGAACGCTATTATCGACGGAAAGTATGTATATTACGGCCTTAGCGGAAACATTAAAAGATCATAAAATTACACGGTCAGATGCTGAATTGCATCATGTTTTTGGATTGCCTGGGCCAGAGTCATTAGAATATTTAAAAATTCCTAATCCTGAACTCATTCAGGCAGATTGGATCGCACGTTTAGATGATTTTCGCGATAGTATTTTCTTATACCCTGAAGTTCTAAATATGTTAGAGCAATTAAAAAAAGGACAATATAAAATGGGAATTGTGACCTCGAACACACCAGCCGAGTTTGCAGCACACCATGATCGATTTGGAATTGAACAATTCTTTACTGATTTTGTTTTTGCAGGAATGACTAAAAATATGAAGCCAGCCGCAGATCCAATTTTATTAGCAATGAATAATTTAGTGAGTGATCCAAGTCAGACAATTTATATTGGTGATTCTATCCATGACATGCAAGCAGCTCATAATGCTGGAATTGCATATGGAATGGCAGGCTGGGGTGTAAAAGATCGAACTGTCTTTAAAGATCAAGCAGATTATATTTTTGAAACCCCTAATGACTTAGTGGAATGGGCTAAGCAGTAGAAAGTAGGCAGTGTAATGGACAATCGAGCTATCGGTTATATTGATTCAGGTCTAGGCGGATTAACCGTAGTTAAAGCGGCGTTAGCTAAGTTACCGAATGAAGCGATTTATTATCTAGGAGATACCGCCCGGATGCCATATGGACCACGACCGCAAGCAGAAGTAGTAACTTTTACGCGCCAAATGATTCAATTTTTAGTCGACCAACAGGTTAAGATGGTAGTGATTGCTTGTAATACTGCTACTGCGGCAGCATTACCTACAATGCAACAAGAATTTGATATCCCTATTATTGGAGTGATTGAATCAGGAGCAGCAACAGCAGCAACTCTAACCAATAATAAGATCGTTGGGGTAATTGCAACACAGGGAACGATAAATTCAGGTAGTTATGTTAAGGCATTACATCAAAACAATGCTGATTTATCAGTTTATCAATTGGCAGTTCCTGAATTTGTTACTTTAGTTGAAAGTGGAACGACAGATTCAATTGAAATCCAAGCGGTTGTTGATCGAAATATGGCTAATTTTCCAAGTTCAGAAATTGATACTTTGATTTTAGGATGTACCCATTTTCCACTATTAGAAAATAGCATTCAAAAAGGACTTGGAAGTAAAGTTAAGATCGTCGATGCGGGAGCAGAAACGATAACGATGGTAGCAACACAATTAAAATCACTAAACATTATGCATCAAGAAAGTTTGCAAGTTGATCATCATGCTGATCGATATTATACAACTGGTGATGCAGCTCAGTTTAAAATGTTGGGTGAACGTTGGTTAGAACGAGACGATTTACAAGTTAGTACTTTAACGATTGGTGCTGAAAAGTTATATTTAAAATGAGGTTAATTCATGAAACAACTAATTGTTGCTACTAAAAATTCAGGTAAAGTGTCAGAAATAAAGACCTTTTTAGAGCCTTTTTCAATTGAGGTAATTTCATTAAATGATTTACCAGAAATGCCAAAGATTATTGAAAATGGTCATTCTTTTGCTGAAAATGCGTTAATTAAGGCTCGGACAATCTGTCAGGCACTACAAGTTCCAGTTTTAGCGGATGATTCTGGATTGACAATTCCAGCCTTAAACGATGAGCCTGGAATTTATTCAGCACGGTATGCTGGTGACCATAATGATACAGCTAATAATCAAAAAGTTTTGCTGAAGTTAAAAGGTGTACCAATTGATCAACGGCAAGCATCTTTCCATACGGTCATGGTTGGGATAAAACCGGATGGTAGTCAAATTATGGCTGAAGGTCAGGTGGATGGATTGATTTTGGAAACTCCTCGAGGATCTAATGGGTTTGGTTATGATCCATTATTTTATTATGAACCATATCAAAAAACGCTTGCTGAAATGAGCCCATCAGAAAAAAATACCATTTCGCATCGAGGAAGAGCTTTAAAGGTATTATCACAAAAATTTAATGAATGGTGGTAAAAAGCAAGACAAAAATGCTCTATATTTTGCTTTGATAGTTTTGTCTTGCTTTTGCCGAAAAATTGAAAGAAAAAAATATCAGTAGATAAG
Coding sequences within:
- the glmS gene encoding glutamine--fructose-6-phosphate transaminase (isomerizing), with amino-acid sequence MYYCGIVGYTGTQKESAPILLKGLEKLEYRGYDSAGVFIPNQDATGDELVRQKGRVADLEALLADKNVNGKAGIAHTRWATHGEPSVRNSHPQYSEDEKFYLVHNGVIENFMELKEQYLSDVTFQSDTDTEVAVQLISKFAREDNLSTFDAFKKAINLFGDSAYGFLLMDQSEPDRMYVAKRKSPLLIGVGSDFNVVTSDAVAMLDETHDFIELLDGEVAIIDPKQIQLFNADGEAVEREPFHLDIDASETDKGIYPYYMLKEVDEQPVVMRRLMERYFDDQGNALIGKAILDEINAADRVYIIAAGTSYHAGLAGARLFEQWANKPTSVFISSEFAYEEPLLSEKPFFIFLSQSGETADSREVLQNINEAGYHSLTLTNVEKSTLWREATYALPLLAGPEIAVASTKAYIAQITLEAILAYALAGKQDLNLMEELSNIAVAIQAIVDDKDTFKQVANEMLVPASTNSAFYIGRGVDSSVALEAALKLKEISYVQAEGFAAGELKHGTLALIEEGTPVIALITQPKTAGLVRGNLSETTARGSRSYTIVSKSLAKEGDGYVLPDVDPLLAPLVEVVPTQLLAYYTSLGRGLDVDRPRNLAKSVTVQ
- a CDS encoding XTP/dITP diphosphatase, which produces MKQLIVATKNSGKVSEIKTFLEPFSIEVISLNDLPEMPKIIENGHSFAENALIKARTICQALQVPVLADDSGLTIPALNDEPGIYSARYAGDHNDTANNQKVLLKLKGVPIDQRQASFHTVMVGIKPDGSQIMAEGQVDGLILETPRGSNGFGYDPLFYYEPYQKTLAEMSPSEKNTISHRGRALKVLSQKFNEWW
- a CDS encoding deoxynucleoside kinase produces the protein MVIITAGMIGVGKTTLTDLIAKHKGTQAFFEPVGENPVLPLYYADPKQYGFLLQIYFLNKRFAMIKKALVDDNNVLDRSIYEDALFTQENHSSGNISDAELDVYMKLLDNMMNELSGMQKGRPDLMVFADADFDTILYRIKKRGRDYEQFDDNADLRDYYFKMWSAYQQWYKDYDASPKMRVDLQKYDLEDPESQKIVLKMIDDYLEELEVQ
- the rpsB gene encoding 30S ribosomal protein S2, which encodes MAVISMKQLLEAGVHFGHQTRRWNPKMGEYIFTERNGIYIIDLQKTVKMVDQAYNYVRDAAADGAIVLFVGTKKQAQDAVAEEATRANMYFVNHRWLGGTLTNWTTIQKRISRLKELRSWSEDGTFDRLPKKEVALLTKQREKLEKFLGGIADMPRIPDVLYIVDPHKEQLAVQEASKLNIPIVAMVDTNADPDQIDVKIPSNDDAIRAVRLITAKMADAIIEGNQGEDAVAEEAFSEEGAEKAASIEELTEIVEGDNK
- a CDS encoding GIY-YIG nuclease family protein; translation: MPDKKYYMYVLLTADNTFYGGFTDNVLRRLAVHEAGKGAKYTRPKKRHPLHLIYSEKFETKGDALRAEAAFKKLTRLKKETFLLDHGVDWKKLNN
- a CDS encoding tRNA1(Val) (adenine(37)-N6)-methyltransferase codes for the protein MTIELRADERLDMLYRDEIQIIQSHSVFSFSLDAVLLAHFANPRNGGRGTTVDLGTGNGAIPLFMAHKVTGQIIGVEIQPRLADMAQRSVQLNELSDKIKIINKDMRDVFFDIKPGSVENVVSNPPYFEATEKSHKNPNQHYAIARHEIKADLNLVTHTAKKLLKSGGHFFMVHRPDRLFEILDALRDNNLIPKRIQFVYPKVGKEANIVLIESIKNGKLTGAQILPPIITHQDNDEYRDEVLAIYEGRA
- the pyrH gene encoding UMP kinase, yielding MADVKYKRILLKLSGEAMAGDKGFGIDPETVNSIAAEIKEVYELGIEIAIVIGGGNLWRGENGAQLGMERAQADYVGMLGTVMNALSLQDSLENMDVPTRVQTAIEMRQVAEPYVRRKAVRHLEKGRVVIFGAGTGSPYFSTDTTSALRAAEVNADAILMGKNGVDGVYNDDPRNNPNAVKYDKLTHMDVLSQGLKIMDSTASTLSMDNDIDLVVFNLNTHGNIKRVVLGENIGTTVGGK
- the tsf gene encoding translation elongation factor Ts translates to MAIKAAQVKELREKTNVGMMDAKKALVETDGDMEKAIDFLREKGMAKAAKKAGAIAAEGMTYVAVKGNFAAIIELNSQTDFVAGNKEFNDLLHAVAETIVDAKPATVEEALELPMAGKTMNEEIIHTTQITGEKITLRRFAVIEAKDGQVLGAYSHMGGRISSLVLLDGANAEVAKDVAMHVAAINPQYVSREEVPADTLSHEKEIQLAAEDLNGKPDAIKEKIVEGRLNKFLSEISLVDQAFVKGDGETVAAYVEGQNGKVLSFVRYEVGEGIEKAENDFAAEVAAQIK
- the frr gene encoding ribosome recycling factor, which produces MANQILENTKERMEKAGMALQTQLGKIRAGVANPSILRDVKVMYYGAETPLNQVASVSVPEARILLITPFDKTALKDIEQAIFASDLGLTPTNDGSVIRLVIPALTEETRKDLTKEVKAEAEKAKVAVRNVRRDALDQAKKEELSEDELRKIDKDIQGLTDDGVKNIEKIAASKEAELLKI
- a CDS encoding HAD family hydrolase, whose protein sequence is MKSIIFDVDGTLLSTESMYITALAETLKDHKITRSDAELHHVFGLPGPESLEYLKIPNPELIQADWIARLDDFRDSIFLYPEVLNMLEQLKKGQYKMGIVTSNTPAEFAAHHDRFGIEQFFTDFVFAGMTKNMKPAADPILLAMNNLVSDPSQTIYIGDSIHDMQAAHNAGIAYGMAGWGVKDRTVFKDQADYIFETPNDLVEWAKQ
- the murI gene encoding glutamate racemase, which translates into the protein MDNRAIGYIDSGLGGLTVVKAALAKLPNEAIYYLGDTARMPYGPRPQAEVVTFTRQMIQFLVDQQVKMVVIACNTATAAALPTMQQEFDIPIIGVIESGAATAATLTNNKIVGVIATQGTINSGSYVKALHQNNADLSVYQLAVPEFVTLVESGTTDSIEIQAVVDRNMANFPSSEIDTLILGCTHFPLLENSIQKGLGSKVKIVDAGAETITMVATQLKSLNIMHQESLQVDHHADRYYTTGDAAQFKMLGERWLERDDLQVSTLTIGAEKLYLK
- a CDS encoding lysophospholipid acyltransferase family protein, yielding MFYQFAAHIVRGLIWLINGKVTVLNQDKVPDSEYVLVGPHRTWWDPLFFAAVGYPTVYMFMAKKELFKNPIIGWIIRHANGFSVDRDNPGPSVIKIPVKGLKKGNMSLIIFPSGSRHSSDMKDGALLIARMAKKPIVPLVYQGPLKFSGLFKRNNVTLAYGDPIDPLSFSKNKELASQEFDQILKDSFNALDQSINPDFKYIDQHKK